A genomic region of Ignavibacteria bacterium contains the following coding sequences:
- the pta gene encoding phosphate acetyltransferase: MSGLIEQIKEKAKQRRKTIVLPEAHDERVIKAAEKLQKENICSVILLGDENKIREDAKNLNVDLQGVRIINPLKSDKLTDFTNIYFNLRKNKGVDFEKAKETMKNNLFFGAMMVREGMADGFVGGSASPTADVLRAGIHCVGMPEGISIVSSFFLMVLPEKVYAFADCAVVPNPNEEQLADIAISTADNFSKLVGEEPLIAMLSFSTKGSAEHEMVDKVRNATQIVKKKRPDLKVDGELQFDAAIVEKVGKSKAPGSEIAGRANVLIFPDLNAGNIGYKIAQRLGGAEAIGPIVQGLRKPIFDLSRGCSVDDIVNTAAIACLMAD, translated from the coding sequence ATGAGCGGGTTAATTGAACAAATCAAAGAAAAAGCAAAACAAAGAAGAAAAACAATCGTTCTTCCTGAAGCTCATGATGAACGAGTCATTAAAGCAGCAGAGAAATTGCAGAAAGAAAATATCTGCTCTGTGATTCTTCTCGGTGATGAAAACAAAATCAGAGAAGATGCAAAAAATCTCAATGTTGACTTACAGGGTGTAAGGATTATCAATCCACTTAAATCCGATAAACTCACGGACTTCACTAACATTTATTTCAATCTGAGAAAAAACAAAGGCGTGGATTTTGAGAAAGCTAAAGAGACGATGAAAAATAATCTCTTTTTTGGCGCAATGATGGTTCGCGAAGGAATGGCAGATGGTTTTGTTGGCGGGTCTGCATCACCAACAGCTGATGTGCTGAGAGCGGGAATTCATTGTGTCGGAATGCCCGAAGGAATTTCAATTGTCTCTTCATTTTTCTTGATGGTTCTGCCTGAAAAAGTATATGCCTTTGCCGATTGTGCAGTTGTTCCAAATCCAAATGAAGAACAACTCGCTGATATTGCAATTTCAACTGCTGATAACTTCAGTAAGCTTGTCGGTGAAGAACCTTTAATTGCAATGCTTTCATTTTCAACCAAAGGCAGTGCTGAACACGAAATGGTCGATAAAGTAAGAAATGCAACACAAATTGTTAAGAAGAAAAGACCCGATTTAAAAGTCGATGGTGAACTTCAATTTGATGCTGCTATTGTAGAGAAAGTCGGTAAATCGAAAGCACCAGGGAGCGAAATTGCAGGTCGCGCAAATGTTTTGATCTTCCCTGATTTGAATGCGGGAAATATTGGATATAAAATTGCACAAAGACTAGGCGGTGCTGAAGCAATTGGTCCAATCGTACAAGGTTTACGAAAACCAATTTTCGATTTAAGTCGCGGCTGCAGTGTCGATGACATCGTAAACACAGCAGCAATTGCCTGTTTAATGGCTGATTAA
- a CDS encoding peptidase M3A and M3B thimet/oligopeptidase F, whose translation MTYNQIKFLQEFEEKFRNLYIKSSSAYWDASINGTEENWNEVTKYQLELIKLFRDKKYFEEIKQLYSKIEDFDPLTKRQIKILYNEFLPNQYDLNKLEEITNLQNKIENVFATFRAKFNGKTLTDNDVNEILKNELDSKILQEVWEASKEIGELIVNDLKNLVKLRNEQARSLGYKNYHEMSIVLSELDENELDEIFSELESSTNEKFSEIKRKIDADLAKRYNIKEDDLEIWHYQQRFFQEAPPIYLLNFDKFYEGKDLVEITRKYFTSIGLEIDDLIERSDLFEKPGKNQHAFCISIDRSKDVRVLCNVKSNVDWMGTLLHEYGHAVYDKNINLHLPFILRDAAHIFVTEAIAQLFGKLSVHPIWIKEIFKLANNSIDEIKDSAIQFTKMNQVIFARWVFVMYRFEKALYENPDQDLNSLWWDLHQKYLLVNKPKNRNKPDWTTKIHIATSPVYYHNYLLGEVLSSQLNNYIHKNILNSNDLWNDVIINNREVGDYLIKNLFRYGSSLHWKEVIKIATGEELNTNYYLKQYIN comes from the coding sequence ATGACATATAATCAAATTAAATTTTTACAAGAGTTTGAAGAGAAATTCCGGAATCTGTACATAAAAAGTTCCAGTGCTTACTGGGATGCTTCAATTAACGGAACGGAAGAAAATTGGAATGAAGTTACAAAGTATCAACTTGAGTTGATTAAACTTTTTAGAGATAAAAAATATTTTGAAGAGATAAAGCAGCTTTATTCAAAGATTGAGGATTTTGATCCGCTTACAAAAAGACAGATAAAAATTCTTTACAACGAATTTCTCCCAAATCAATACGACCTCAATAAACTTGAAGAGATAACAAATCTTCAGAATAAAATTGAAAATGTATTTGCAACTTTTAGGGCTAAATTTAATGGTAAAACTTTAACTGATAATGATGTAAATGAAATTTTAAAAAATGAACTTGATTCAAAAATTCTTCAAGAAGTCTGGGAAGCAAGTAAAGAAATTGGTGAGCTGATTGTTAATGATTTGAAAAACCTTGTCAAACTAAGAAACGAACAGGCAAGATCTCTTGGTTATAAAAATTACCACGAAATGAGCATTGTCCTTTCAGAGCTTGATGAAAATGAACTCGACGAAATTTTTTCCGAACTTGAATCCAGTACTAATGAGAAATTTTCTGAAATAAAAAGAAAGATTGACGCTGATCTTGCAAAAAGATACAATATTAAAGAAGATGATTTAGAAATCTGGCATTATCAGCAAAGATTTTTTCAAGAAGCACCGCCAATTTATCTTTTAAACTTCGATAAATTTTATGAAGGCAAAGATCTTGTCGAAATCACAAGAAAATATTTTACAAGCATTGGCCTCGAAATTGATGATTTGATTGAAAGAAGCGACTTATTCGAAAAGCCTGGCAAAAATCAACACGCATTTTGTATTAGCATTGATCGTTCTAAGGATGTAAGAGTTTTGTGCAATGTAAAATCAAATGTTGACTGGATGGGAACACTTCTTCACGAATACGGTCACGCCGTCTATGATAAGAACATTAATTTACACTTGCCTTTCATTCTGCGGGATGCGGCACATATTTTTGTTACTGAAGCGATTGCACAATTATTTGGTAAACTTTCAGTTCATCCAATCTGGATTAAAGAAATTTTTAAGCTTGCAAATAATAGTATAGATGAAATAAAAGATTCGGCAATTCAATTCACAAAAATGAATCAGGTAATCTTTGCTCGATGGGTTTTTGTAATGTATAGATTTGAAAAAGCTCTTTATGAAAATCCCGATCAGGACTTAAATTCACTCTGGTGGGACTTGCACCAAAAATATTTGTTAGTCAATAAACCGAAGAATAGAAATAAGCCCGATTGGACAACAAAGATTCACATTGCAACATCTCCAGTTTATTATCATAATTATCTTTTAGGCGAAGTTCTTTCTTCACAATTAAATAATTACATCCATAAAAACATTTTAAATTCAAATGATCTGTGGAATGATGTTATAATCAATAATAGAGAAGTTGGTGATTACCTGATAAAAAATCTTTTTAGATACGGCTCATCTTTACACTGGAAAGAGGTCATAAAAATCGCAACTGGTGAAGAACTAAATACAAATTATTACCTAAAGCAGTACATCAATTAA
- the thrC gene encoding threonine synthase — translation MSKYIYYCSNCEKEFSSNFIEENLIYLCPDCGKADRNKPLDGVLRIEYDFDQIKKSDLKHKLLNSLPGSIWNFPEILPLEFDEAKNLFPEIDKSILNSLTLSTNPLIKLNFENFNLYAFDDTRNPTFSYKDRASILVALKAIQLGLKKISAASTGNAGSSIAGICARLGLEANIFVPKTIPESKRIQIQSYGANLFIVDGTYDDAFDLCLEISEKKKWFNRNTAYNPLTIEGKKSAAYDIFISFKGEIPDNIFIPAGDGVILGGIYKGFSELNKLGLIDRLPKLIAVQSSGSNAIVRYYQTQKFEFKSAETVADSICAAAPRNLFMAYEAIINSQGFAIEVNDTEILDAQKEVIQKFGIFVEPSSAAAFAGFKKSIRDGMINDNENSLLMFTGNGLKDLDSLKKWNEEVRPKSYQQLLEELDAK, via the coding sequence ATGAGCAAATACATTTATTATTGTTCAAACTGTGAAAAGGAATTCTCATCAAATTTTATTGAAGAAAATCTGATTTACCTTTGTCCAGATTGCGGAAAAGCCGATCGAAATAAACCTCTTGATGGAGTTTTGAGAATAGAATACGATTTTGATCAAATCAAAAAATCTGACTTGAAGCACAAACTTTTGAATTCTTTACCTGGCTCCATCTGGAATTTTCCAGAAATACTTCCTCTCGAGTTTGATGAAGCCAAGAATCTTTTTCCGGAAATTGATAAGAGCATCTTAAACTCATTAACACTTTCAACAAATCCTTTGATCAAATTAAATTTTGAAAACTTTAATCTTTATGCTTTTGATGATACTAGAAATCCAACTTTTTCTTATAAAGATCGAGCAAGCATATTAGTTGCGCTCAAAGCAATTCAACTTGGATTGAAAAAAATCTCAGCAGCTTCAACAGGTAATGCAGGTTCCTCGATTGCTGGAATTTGTGCACGACTTGGATTAGAAGCAAATATCTTTGTTCCAAAGACAATTCCTGAATCAAAAAGAATTCAAATTCAATCTTATGGTGCAAATCTTTTTATTGTCGATGGAACTTATGACGATGCATTCGATCTGTGTCTCGAAATTTCAGAAAAGAAAAAATGGTTTAACCGCAACACTGCTTATAATCCGTTAACTATCGAAGGGAAGAAATCAGCTGCTTATGATATTTTCATTTCGTTCAAGGGAGAAATTCCAGATAATATTTTCATACCTGCTGGTGATGGTGTAATCTTAGGCGGAATTTATAAGGGATTTTCTGAATTAAATAAACTTGGATTAATTGATAGATTACCAAAGTTAATTGCCGTTCAATCTTCAGGCAGCAATGCAATTGTGAGGTATTATCAGACACAAAAATTTGAATTTAAATCTGCGGAAACAGTTGCAGATAGTATTTGTGCTGCCGCTCCGAGAAATTTATTTATGGCTTATGAAGCAATAATTAATTCTCAAGGTTTTGCCATTGAAGTAAACGATACTGAAATCCTTGATGCACAGAAAGAGGTGATTCAAAAATTTGGAATTTTTGTTGAGCCATCGTCAGCAGCAGCTTTTGCCGGTTTCAAAAAATCAATTCGGGACGGAATGATTAATGACAATGAAAATTCTTTATTGATGTTTACAGGGAATGGATTAAAAGATCTGGATTCACTGAAAAAGTGGAATGAAGAAGTCAGACCAAAATCTTATCAACAATTACTTGAAGAATTAGATGCAAAATGA
- a CDS encoding YifB family Mg chelatase-like AAA ATPase gives MFAKVFSAATFGIDALIVEVETHIESQIPGFAIVGLPDNAVKESRERVIAAIKNSGYQFPNKKITINLAPADIKKEGSLYDLPIALSILQANESIQLDNFQNYLILGELSLDGYLRPVHGILPICIKAKQSGFKGVILPEKNALEASIVDGLDVYSANTLNECIEILSDIDSRIPIKTDVRSIFEKATEYPIDFSEVKGQENVKRALEVAAAGAHNILMIGPPGSGKTMLARRLPTILPVLTFEEALETTRIHSVAGLLNHDSPIITNRPFRNPHHTTSDVALIGGGSYPKPGEVSFAHNGVLFLDELPEFKKNVLEVLRQPLEDRKVTISRSKLTLEFPSNFMLVAAMNPCPCGYYTDPTKECTCTLQQIQKYLAKISGPLLDRIDIHIEVPAVKFKELLAAHQGESSKDIRERVTRAREIQLKRFKDYPGIYSNASMNNKLVKKFCVIDSTGEELLKNAITKLGLSARAYDRILKVSRTIADLEGSNNILPHHIGEAIQYRSLDRSHWGIT, from the coding sequence ATGTTTGCAAAAGTTTTTTCCGCTGCAACTTTTGGAATTGATGCACTCATTGTCGAAGTTGAAACGCACATAGAGAGTCAGATTCCTGGATTTGCAATTGTTGGTCTCCCCGATAATGCTGTGAAAGAAAGTCGTGAAAGAGTAATTGCCGCAATCAAAAACTCTGGTTATCAATTCCCAAATAAAAAAATTACAATTAACTTAGCACCGGCTGATATCAAAAAAGAAGGAAGCCTTTACGATTTGCCAATTGCTTTAAGCATTCTTCAAGCAAATGAATCGATTCAGCTTGATAACTTTCAAAACTATTTAATTCTCGGTGAACTTTCGCTCGATGGATATTTAAGACCAGTTCATGGTATTCTTCCAATTTGTATTAAAGCAAAACAATCGGGATTTAAAGGTGTAATTCTTCCAGAAAAAAATGCACTTGAAGCAAGTATCGTTGATGGCTTAGATGTCTATTCTGCAAATACATTAAACGAATGCATTGAAATATTAAGCGATATTGACTCACGGATTCCCATTAAGACAGATGTTCGTTCAATTTTTGAAAAAGCCACTGAATATCCAATCGATTTCTCTGAAGTAAAAGGACAGGAAAATGTAAAACGAGCGCTCGAAGTTGCTGCTGCAGGTGCGCATAATATTTTGATGATTGGACCTCCAGGTTCAGGTAAAACTATGTTAGCTCGACGACTTCCAACTATCCTTCCAGTTTTGACTTTTGAAGAAGCTCTTGAGACAACAAGGATTCACTCAGTAGCGGGACTTTTGAATCACGATAGTCCAATTATCACAAACCGTCCGTTCAGGAATCCACATCATACAACATCAGATGTTGCATTGATTGGTGGTGGTAGTTATCCAAAACCGGGCGAAGTTTCTTTTGCTCATAATGGCGTTCTATTTTTAGATGAATTGCCCGAGTTCAAAAAGAATGTTCTTGAAGTCTTGCGTCAACCGCTTGAGGATCGAAAAGTTACAATCAGCCGCTCTAAATTGACTTTAGAATTTCCATCAAATTTTATGTTGGTCGCTGCTATGAATCCCTGTCCTTGTGGTTATTATACCGATCCAACTAAAGAATGCACTTGTACTCTCCAGCAAATTCAAAAATATCTAGCAAAAATTTCTGGTCCACTTTTGGATAGAATAGATATTCACATTGAAGTACCAGCTGTAAAATTCAAAGAGTTGTTAGCAGCTCATCAAGGAGAAAGTTCGAAGGATATTCGAGAGAGAGTAACTCGTGCCCGTGAAATTCAACTAAAGAGATTTAAAGATTATCCCGGAATATATTCAAATGCGAGTATGAATAATAAACTTGTAAAGAAATTCTGTGTAATTGATTCGACGGGTGAAGAGTTATTAAAAAATGCAATAACAAAACTTGGACTTTCTGCAAGAGCTTATGATCGAATTTTAAAAGTCTCAAGAACAATTGCAGATCTTGAAGGAAGTAATAATATCCTTCCGCACCACATAGGCGAAGCTATTCAGTATCGCTCGCTTGATCGAAGTCATTGGGGTATAACTTAA
- the clpB gene encoding ATP-dependent chaperone ClpB, translating to MNFNKFTLKSQEAIAQAQEIAQNYSNQQIEPVHLLAALIQSSDGVVLPILQKLGANVNYIKIKINEELEKLPKVTGASVGNQYISQSLAKVFDEALKEANALKDEYISTEHLLIAIASDQSNIAKILNAQGVTKESILRVLKDIRGTQSVRSQNPEETYQALKKYGRNLNELARMNKLDPVIGREDEIRRVLQVLSRRTKNNPVLIGEPGVGKTAIAEGLAHRIVQGDVPENLKTKQIVALDMGALIAGTQFRGQFEERLKAVLKEVTESNGEIILFIDEIHTLVGAGAAQGAVDAANILKPALARGELHCIGATTIDEYRKHIEKDPALERRFQPILIDEPSVEDTISILRGLKERYEVHHGVQITDSAIVAAAQLSYRYITDRFLPDKAIDLIDEAASKLRIEIDSMPEELDILDRKIKQLEIEREALKREIDLAGSHSDAATKERLADIEKEIADAREEFNALKAHWQKEKDLIKAIRQMKEEIENLKHQAETYEREGDYAKVAEIRYGKLLAIEKELDAKTKELAEVQKDKKMLKEQVDAEDIAEIVAKWTGIPVQRMLESEKSKLLHLEERLHQRVVGQDEAVTAVANAIRRARAGLQDQNRPIGSFIFIGTTGVGKTELARALAEFLFNDERAMIRIDMSEYMEKHSVSRLIGAPPGYVGYEEGGQLTEAVRRKPYSVVLLDEIEKAHPEVFNVLLQVLDEGRLTDNKGRTVNFRNTIIIMTSNIGSHLIQDKLQYLTDENRDEIMGELRIQLSNLLRQTIRPEFLNRIDEIILFKPLTKSEILKIVELQLANVGKMLAEKNITLEVTDEAKEWLAEVGYDVTFGARPLKRAIQRLVLNPLAQEILKGSIQEGDNVRIDLGEQGKLVFTPYKVEEVE from the coding sequence ATGAATTTTAACAAATTTACACTGAAATCTCAGGAGGCGATTGCTCAAGCTCAAGAGATTGCTCAAAATTATTCTAATCAACAGATTGAGCCTGTCCATCTTCTGGCTGCATTAATTCAATCAAGTGATGGGGTGGTGCTTCCAATTCTTCAAAAACTTGGTGCGAATGTTAATTATATAAAAATTAAGATTAACGAAGAATTGGAAAAACTGCCAAAAGTAACGGGCGCCTCAGTTGGAAATCAATATATCTCGCAAAGTCTTGCAAAAGTTTTCGATGAAGCTTTGAAAGAAGCAAACGCTTTGAAAGATGAATATATAAGCACAGAGCATCTCTTGATTGCAATTGCATCCGATCAATCAAATATTGCCAAGATTTTAAATGCTCAGGGTGTAACTAAGGAAAGTATTTTAAGAGTTTTAAAAGATATTCGTGGTACTCAGAGTGTTCGTTCTCAAAATCCTGAAGAAACTTATCAGGCTTTGAAAAAATATGGCCGCAATCTGAATGAACTTGCAAGAATGAACAAACTTGATCCGGTTATCGGAAGAGAAGATGAGATAAGAAGAGTTTTGCAAGTTCTTTCGAGAAGAACGAAAAATAATCCTGTATTAATTGGTGAACCTGGCGTTGGTAAAACCGCAATAGCTGAAGGACTTGCTCACCGAATTGTTCAAGGAGATGTTCCTGAGAATTTAAAGACAAAACAAATAGTTGCCCTTGATATGGGCGCCTTAATTGCAGGAACGCAATTTCGCGGACAATTCGAAGAAAGACTCAAAGCGGTTTTGAAAGAAGTTACAGAATCCAATGGCGAAATAATTTTATTCATTGATGAGATTCATACTCTTGTTGGAGCTGGTGCTGCGCAAGGCGCTGTTGATGCTGCAAACATATTGAAACCTGCACTTGCTCGTGGTGAATTACACTGCATAGGTGCAACAACTATTGATGAATACAGAAAACACATCGAAAAAGATCCAGCACTTGAAAGAAGATTTCAGCCCATTTTAATTGATGAACCAAGCGTTGAAGATACAATCTCAATCCTTCGTGGATTAAAAGAAAGATATGAAGTTCATCATGGTGTGCAGATAACAGATTCGGCTATTGTTGCAGCTGCTCAACTTTCATATCGTTACATTACCGATCGATTCTTGCCGGATAAAGCAATTGATCTTATTGATGAAGCTGCTTCAAAACTTAGAATTGAAATCGATTCGATGCCTGAAGAGCTTGATATACTTGATCGGAAAATCAAACAGCTTGAAATTGAACGAGAAGCTTTGAAGAGGGAAATTGATCTTGCTGGTTCTCATTCGGATGCAGCTACTAAAGAGCGTTTGGCTGATATTGAAAAAGAAATTGCCGATGCGAGAGAAGAGTTTAATGCTTTGAAAGCTCACTGGCAGAAAGAAAAAGATTTGATTAAAGCAATTCGTCAGATGAAAGAAGAAATTGAGAATTTGAAGCATCAGGCTGAAACTTATGAGCGAGAAGGTGATTACGCTAAAGTTGCTGAAATCAGATACGGAAAACTTTTAGCTATCGAAAAAGAACTTGATGCAAAAACAAAAGAACTTGCTGAAGTTCAAAAAGATAAGAAGATGCTAAAAGAACAGGTTGATGCTGAAGACATTGCAGAGATTGTTGCAAAATGGACAGGCATTCCGGTTCAAAGAATGCTTGAAAGTGAAAAGTCAAAACTCTTGCATCTTGAAGAGAGATTGCATCAAAGAGTTGTTGGTCAGGATGAAGCTGTTACTGCAGTTGCAAATGCAATAAGACGAGCAAGAGCCGGACTGCAGGATCAAAATCGTCCAATCGGTTCATTTATCTTTATTGGAACAACTGGAGTTGGTAAAACAGAACTGGCGAGAGCTTTGGCAGAATTTCTATTTAATGATGAACGAGCAATGATTAGAATTGATATGTCTGAGTATATGGAAAAACATTCTGTCAGCAGATTAATTGGTGCACCGCCGGGATATGTTGGATATGAAGAGGGTGGACAGTTAACGGAGGCTGTTCGTCGTAAACCTTATTCGGTTGTTCTGCTTGATGAGATTGAAAAAGCTCATCCCGAAGTTTTCAATGTTTTACTTCAAGTGCTTGATGAAGGTAGATTAACTGATAATAAAGGTAGAACGGTCAATTTCAGAAACACAATCATTATAATGACATCAAACATTGGCTCACATCTCATTCAAGATAAATTGCAATACCTGACAGATGAAAACCGTGACGAGATAATGGGTGAGTTAAGAATTCAACTTTCTAATTTATTAAGACAAACCATTCGTCCAGAGTTTTTGAACCGTATTGATGAAATAATTCTCTTCAAACCATTGACAAAATCTGAAATCCTTAAAATTGTCGAATTACAACTCGCTAATGTTGGTAAGATGCTTGCTGAAAAGAACATTACGCTTGAAGTTACCGATGAAGCAAAAGAATGGCTCGCTGAAGTCGGTTACGATGTGACCTTTGGTGCTCGACCATTGAAACGAGCAATCCAGAGATTGGTATTGAACCCGCTTGCTCAAGAAATTCTTAAAGGTTCAATTCAAGAAGGTGATAATGTTAGAATTGATTTAGGTGAACAGGGTAAACTTGTATTTACACCATATAAAGTCGAAGAAGTTGAATAA
- a CDS encoding rhomboid family intramembrane serine protease: MIPIKDDIPSRSYPIVNVTLIVLNVIVFFFELSLGDHLESFVRTFGVIPVKYFYSGVRLEDGSVILFSLEEKIIPLFTSMFLHGGWFHLIGNMLYLWIFGDNVEDRMGHFRYILFYILCGLAAAGAHIITNPESNIPTIGASGAISGVLGAYLMLYPLARIVVVIPILFFWDVIKLPALIVLGFWFVTQIFQGTLALAIETTATGGVAWWAHIGGFVFGMIAVNIFKKKSRKPVYRDFWWER, translated from the coding sequence ATGATACCAATTAAAGACGACATTCCATCACGTAGTTACCCTATTGTTAATGTAACTCTAATTGTTTTAAATGTAATTGTTTTCTTTTTCGAGCTTTCGCTTGGCGATCATTTAGAATCATTCGTGCGAACATTCGGTGTAATACCGGTTAAATATTTTTATTCTGGAGTTCGATTAGAAGATGGTAGTGTAATCTTATTTTCTCTCGAAGAAAAAATAATTCCTCTTTTCACATCAATGTTTTTGCATGGTGGATGGTTTCATTTGATTGGCAATATGCTTTATCTGTGGATTTTTGGTGATAATGTTGAAGATAGAATGGGACATTTTAGATATATTTTATTTTACATTCTTTGTGGACTTGCTGCAGCTGGTGCGCATATAATTACAAATCCAGAATCAAACATTCCAACAATTGGTGCAAGTGGTGCAATTTCAGGTGTTCTTGGCGCATATTTGATGCTTTATCCTCTGGCAAGAATTGTTGTAGTCATTCCGATTTTGTTCTTCTGGGATGTTATAAAGTTGCCGGCGTTAATTGTACTCGGTTTTTGGTTTGTTACTCAAATTTTTCAAGGAACGCTTGCTCTTGCAATTGAAACAACAGCAACGGGCGGAGTTGCCTGGTGGGCTCATATCGGCGGATTTGTTTTTGGAATGATTGCGGTAAACATTTTTAAGAAGAAAAGTCGAAAACCTGTTTATAGAGATTTTTGGTGGGAAAGATAA
- a CDS encoding NTP transferase domain-containing protein, with translation MQNDLSAVILAAGKSGRIGKPKAFLEFNEKPFIVNILEKLLFFSEKIVIVFGYDAEKMIKLISDEKIYRDNQEKLILEVNEMYEKGMFSSIQCGLRRVKNSSFVLLHHIDQPGLPQKFYPEFISQIDEKFDWIQPSYLSRLGHPIIINQKVINLILTAPIESNLRFLKNGYEFNQKIWECSYPEIHQDIDTIEDYQKLSNGI, from the coding sequence ATGCAAAATGATTTAAGCGCAGTTATTCTGGCTGCTGGTAAATCAGGACGAATCGGAAAACCAAAAGCATTTCTTGAATTTAATGAGAAACCATTTATTGTAAATATTTTAGAAAAACTTTTATTCTTCTCTGAGAAAATTGTAATTGTCTTTGGTTACGATGCTGAAAAGATGATTAAATTAATTTCAGATGAAAAAATTTACCGTGATAATCAAGAGAAGTTAATTCTTGAAGTCAATGAGATGTATGAAAAAGGAATGTTCAGTTCAATTCAATGTGGATTGAGACGAGTAAAAAATTCGAGCTTCGTATTGCTTCATCATATTGATCAGCCAGGACTGCCACAAAAATTTTATCCAGAATTTATTTCACAGATTGACGAAAAATTTGATTGGATACAACCTTCCTATCTCAGCAGATTAGGTCATCCAATTATCATTAACCAAAAAGTAATTAATTTAATTTTAACTGCACCTATTGAGTCAAATCTTAGATTTCTAAAAAATGGATATGAGTTTAATCAAAAAATCTGGGAGTGTTCTTACCCTGAAATTCATCAAGACATTGATACAATTGAAGATTATCAAAAACTTTCTAATGGGATTTGA